The sequence TGCGTGATCCACGAGCACCTCGCTCGGAGAAGGAAAGCACAACGCAAGCATTCATTTTATTGTTAAATTCTAGAGGGGACATTTTCATTACTGAACATAGGCCCTGGAGCTTGTTGAAATGGGAAATATGAACAACAAAGAGAACGAAATATTTAATGAATACTCGTGGGTTTTTGAAGTCGAGTTCAAATCGAAACGGATCCAGGAAATGATAAAGAAGAGCTATGCTGAAGATATTGAACTCAGCAGTGAAGCAGCGTGTGCGTGGATGATAGTGAGGGATGCCTGTTTTCTTCTAGAAGTCCTCCACAGGTTCggaatagatgaagatcaagaggaAAGAGTGCCGTTTTTTATCGATAGTGTTCTCAGCAGGAAACGGCATCATCCTCTGTTGACAGAAATTGTGAAAGATATGCTCAAGATGGAAAATCAACTGCCATTCTGGGCTTTGGAGAAAATCAGGCCCTGTATTGATAGATCAAATGATGATGTCTGGTTTGAGTCGGCACTGAAGAATTTATCCCCTATAAAAGTAGCACATGAAGGGAGGAAACGGAGATACAACAGAGGATCTCATATATTGCAGTTGCTTCATGACTACATTGTTGACAGCCCAGTCCCTGACCCCTCCGATCTTCAGTCAGCTGGCTGTGGGAATATTTTAGGCAACATTAAAGGATTCATCTGTCCCACAACTACATGCAAAACCATTCAGAAAAAATGGCTATTTGCACTTATTTTCCTTCCATTTTTTGTCATATTGTTCATACTGGGGATCATATTTGTCATTTTGCACTATATTAAAAACCACATATTTGACATTTTGTACTCTATTATGAACTACCTATCCCGGAGAGAAGACGAGACAGAAGAACATGTTCCATCTATAGGGGAGCTAAGAAGGGGAGGAATGAAATTCAAAAAAATGGAGGGTGGTATTAGTCAAATTGAGTTCAAAAAGAAGAATTCCACACTGTATCTGCCCCAATTCAAAGTAGATAACAGATCGGAAGTGATACTCAGGAACCTTATTGCCTTGGAAATCTGCTCCCAAGATGAAGAGAAACCCATTACAAGGTATGCCATTCTAATGAACGATCTGGTTGACACGAGTCAGGATGTGAGTTTGTTGAGACGTGAGGACATCATCACCGGCAAGCTTGGAGCTGACGAAGATATTGCTAAGCTCTGGAATTCTATGGTGACACCCACAGAAATGCCCAGGTACGGTTCTATCGATAAAGCTGTTAAGTCGATAAATGACTACCACAAAAAGTGGCTGAAAGGTCTGGCTTTTCTTAGACATCGTCGTGTATTGGGTGACTTTTTGGGGCTGCTGTTAGAGTTTCTCTGGACTTACGGTTCAAGGCCATGGTGGTTTTTCTCTGCTTTGATCGTACTTGTAGTTTTAGTGTTAACAGCTGTACAAGTGTTCTGTCTTTTTAGATCTTGCTCACAGAAATAGACGCCAAGTCTTCTAGTGCTACTAAACCGACATTGTGTCTTAACTATTGTTATTCTGTAAAGAATTTACAATGGTGGCTTAAGGATTAATGATGCTTATCATATAATTTATTATTCTTAATAATCATCTCAttaatgggttttttttttttaaattatctttttaTTTATCTCTATGTAATATGCCTGCATAATtaaggattttttattttattactctttcaatttttatttttaaaatataatttaagtaATATTTTTTTCTCTATGAAATATAATTGATTCGAATATTTTTTTAGATATTATCATAAGATAATATCATTTATATCATTATAGGATTTGTTCTTTTGAGAAATATATAATCAATTAATCTGATGATATCtatgttgaatgtttaaatgtttATATTTATGCAAGTATTAATTCTCATTTTTCA is a genomic window of Cryptomeria japonica chromosome 7, Sugi_1.0, whole genome shotgun sequence containing:
- the LOC131047457 gene encoding putative UPF0481 protein At3g02645; the protein is MGNMNNKENEIFNEYSWVFEVEFKSKRIQEMIKKSYAEDIELSSEAACAWMIVRDACFLLEVLHRFGIDEDQEERVPFFIDSVLSRKRHHPLLTEIVKDMLKMENQLPFWALEKIRPCIDRSNDDVWFESALKNLSPIKVAHEGRKRRYNRGSHILQLLHDYIVDSPVPDPSDLQSAGCGNILGNIKGFICPTTTCKTIQKKWLFALIFLPFFVILFILGIIFVILHYIKNHIFDILYSIMNYLSRREDETEEHVPSIGELRRGGMKFKKMEGGISQIEFKKKNSTLYLPQFKVDNRSEVILRNLIALEICSQDEEKPITRYAILMNDLVDTSQDVSLLRREDIITGKLGADEDIAKLWNSMVTPTEMPRYGSIDKAVKSINDYHKKWLKGLAFLRHRRVLGDFLGLLLEFLWTYGSRPWWFFSALIVLVVLVLTAVQVFCLFRSCSQK